In Sphaeramia orbicularis chromosome 12, fSphaOr1.1, whole genome shotgun sequence, the following proteins share a genomic window:
- the osgep gene encoding tRNA N6-adenosine threonylcarbamoyltransferase isoform X1: MTVVLGFEGSANKIGVGIIRDGEVLSNPRRTYITPPGQGFLPSDTARHHRAVILTVLKEALEQAGLKPADIDCVAYTKGPGMGAPLVTVALVARTVAQLWGKPLLGVNHCIGHIEMGRLITNANNPTVLYVSGGNTQVIAYSERRYRIFGETIDIAVGNCLDRFARVIKISNDPSPGYNIEQMAKKGSQYVELPYTVKGMDVSFSGILSYIEEAAHKMLSSGQCTAEDLCFSLQETLFSMLVEITERAMAHCGSQEVLIVGGVGCNLRLQEMMGVMCKERGAKLFATDERFCIDNGAMIAQAGWEMFRSGQVTELEDSWITQRYRTDEVEVTWRD; encoded by the exons ATGACTGTAGTACTCGGGTTTGAGGGCAGTGCCAATAAAATTGGTGTAGGAATCATCAGAGATGGTGAAGTGCTTTCCAATCCTAGACGGACCTACATCACACCTCCGGGTCAAG GATTTCTGCCCAGTGACACTGCCAGACACCACCGTGCTGTCATTCTGACTGTCCTGAAGGAGGCGCTTGAACAAGCAGGACTGAAACCTGCAGATATTGACTGTGTGGCATATACCAAAG GTCCTGGTATGGGTGCCCCCCTGGTGACCGTGGCTCTTGTTGCCCGTACTGTTGCTCAGCTTTGGGGGAAGCCACTCCTTGGTGTCAACCACTGTATTGGTCATATCGAGATGGGCCGACTCATCACCAACGCCAACAATCCCACTGTGCTTTATGTCAGCGGAGGGAATACACAG GTTATTGCATACTCAGAGCGGCGTTACAGAATATTTGGGGAGACTATAGATATTGCAGTTGGTAACTGTTTAGACCGGTTTGCCAGAGTTATTAAG ATCTCCAATGACCCTAGTCCAGGCTACAACATAGAGCAGATGGCTAAGAA AGGAAGTCAATATGTGGAGCTGCCATATACTGTAAAAGGAATGGATGTCTCATTTTCTGGGATTTTATCCTACATTGAA GAAGCTGCTCATAAGATGTTGAGCTCTGGACAGTGTACAGCAGAGGATCTGTGCTTCTCTCTGCAG GAGACCCTCTTCTCCATGTTGGTGGAGATCACCGAGAGGGCCATGGCTCACTGTGGCTCCCAGGAGGTGCTCATTGTTGGTGGTGTAGGCT GTAACCTGCGTCTGCAGGAGATGATGGGGGTGATGTGTAAGGAGAGAGGAGCCAAGCTGTTTGCTACAGATGAACG ATTCTGCATAGACAACGGTGCAATGATTGCTCAAGCAGGCTGGGAGATGTTTAGGTCTGGTCAGGTAACTGAGCTGGAGGACTCATGGATAACACAAAG GTACAGAACTGATGAAGTGGAGGTGACGTGGAGAGACTAA
- the osgep gene encoding tRNA N6-adenosine threonylcarbamoyltransferase isoform X2, with product MTVVLGFEGSANKIGVGIIRDGEVLSNPRRTYITPPGQGFLPSDTARHHRAVILTVLKEALEQAGLKPADIDCVAYTKGPGMGAPLVTVALVARTVAQLWGKPLLGVNHCIGHIEMGRLITNANNPTVLYVSGGNTQVIAYSERRYRIFGETIDIAVGNCLDRFARVIKISNDPSPGYNIEQMAKKGSQYVELPYTVKGMDVSFSGILSYIEEAAHKMLSSGQCTAEDLCFSLQETLFSMLVEITERAMAHCGSQEVLIVGGVGCNLRLQEMMGVMCKERGAKLFATDERFCIDNGAMIAQAGWEMFRSGQVTELEDSWITQRYRTDEVEVTWRD from the exons ATGACTGTAGTACTCGGGTTTGAGGGCAGTGCCAATAAAATTGGTGTAGGAATCATCAGAGATGGTGAAGTGCTTTCCAATCCTAGACGGACCTACATCACACCTCCGGGTCAAG GATTTCTGCCCAGTGACACTGCCAGACACCACCGTGCTGTCATTCTGACTGTCCTGAAGGAGGCGCTTGAACAAGCAGGACTGAAACCTGCAGATATTGACTGTGTGGCATATACCAAAG GTCCTGGTATGGGTGCCCCCCTGGTGACCGTGGCTCTTGTTGCCCGTACTGTTGCTCAGCTTTGGGGGAAGCCACTCCTTGGTGTCAACCACTGTATTGGTCATATCGAGATGGGCCGACTCATCACCAACGCCAACAATCCCACTGTGCTTTATGTCAGCGGAGGGAATACACAG GTTATTGCATACTCAGAGCGGCGTTACAGAATATTTGGGGAGACTATAGATATTGCAGTTGGTAACTGTTTAGACCGGTTTGCCAGAGTTATTAAG ATCTCCAATGACCCTAGTCCAGGCTACAACATAGAGCAGATGGCTAAGAA AGGAAGTCAATATGTGGAGCTGCCATATACTGTAAAAGGAATGGATGTCTCATTTTCTGGGATTTTATCCTACATTGAA GAAGCTGCTCATAAGATGTTGAGCTCTGGACAGTGTACAGCAGAGGATCTGTGCTTCTCTCTGCAG GAGACCCTCTTCTCCATGTTGGTGGAGATCACCGAGAGGGCCATGGCTCACTGTGGCTCCCAGGAGGTGCTCATTGTTGGTGGTGTAGGCTGTAA CCTGCGTCTGCAGGAGATGATGGGGGTGATGTGTAAGGAGAGAGGAGCCAAGCTGTTTGCTACAGATGAACG ATTCTGCATAGACAACGGTGCAATGATTGCTCAAGCAGGCTGGGAGATGTTTAGGTCTGGTCAGGTAACTGAGCTGGAGGACTCATGGATAACACAAAG GTACAGAACTGATGAAGTGGAGGTGACGTGGAGAGACTAA
- the apex1 gene encoding DNA repair nuclease APEX1: protein MKRGKKADEAAAEGENDSASAKKAKKSKEPEPVVLYDDPPDKLTSKDGKDANLKITSWNVDGLRAWVKKKGLDWVREEAPDVLCLQETKCAEKDLPADITSMPEYPHKYWAVSDDNEGYSGVAMLSKTEPIKVTYGIGKEEHDKEGRVITAEFPKYFLVTAYVPNAGRGLVRLDYRKTWDVDFRAYLSDLEKQKPLVLCGDLNVAHLEIDLKNPKGNKKNAGFTPEEREGFSQLLAAGFTDSFRELYPEQTNAYTFWTYMMNSRAKNVGWRLDYFLLSSALVPSLCDSKIRNKAMGSDHCPITLHLAM from the exons ATGAAGAGAGGCAAGAAGGCAGATGAGGCAGCTGCGGAAGGAGAAAATGACTCAG CTTCTGCAAAGAAAGCAAAGAAGAGCAAGGAACCCGAGCCTGTTGTTCTGTATGATGATCCTCCTGACAAATTGACCAGTAAGGATGGCAAAGATGCCAACTTGAAAATCACCTCCTGGAACGTTGATGGGCTGAGAGCCTGGGTGAAAAAGAAGGGCCTGGAT TGGGTGCGTGAGGAGGCTCCAGATGTTTTGTGCCTACAGGAAACAAAGTGTGCAGAGAAGGACCTTCCAGCTGATATCACATCTATGCCTGAGTACCCACACAAGTACTGGGCTGTGTCAGATGATAACGAGGGTTACAGTGGTGTAGCCATGCTCTCCAAGACAGAGCCCATCAAAGTGACATATGGCATTG GCAAAGAAGAGCATGACAAAGAAGGCCGTGTCATCACTGCTGAGTTCCCAAAGTATTTCTTGGTGACCGCCTATGTACCAAATGCTGGCAGAGGCCTTGTGCGTCTAGATTACCGCAAAACCTGGGACGTGGACTTCCGTGCCTACCTGAGCGACCTGGAGAAACAAAAGCCACTGGTGCTGTGTGGGGATCTCAATGTGGCACATCTGGAGATTGACCTGAAGAACCCCAAAGGGAACAAGAAAAACGCAGGTTTTACCCCAGAGGAACGCGAGGGCTTCAGCCAGCTGCTGGCAGCCGGTTTCACCGATAGCTTCCGAGAGCTCTACCCTGAGCAGACCAATGCCTACACCTTCTGGACCTACATGATGAACTCCCGTGCCAAGAATGTGGGCTGGCGGcttgattactttttgctgtcatCTGCTCTGGTGCCAAGCCTGTGTGACAGCAAGATTCGCAACAAGGCAATGGGGAGTGACCACTGCCCCATTACTCTACACCTGGCTATGTAG